taattagtttttaaaggATTCAGAAACTCGAAAAGATATATGAGATTTcgaaattcaaaactaaattgtttaattttttttttaattctaaattcccttatatatgttttctacTAACGGTTTTACATTTGATTCAtctttttgtattaaatatatagagagatctTGACAATAGCATTATGAATATCATGCCTTGGAAAGATGCAAACGACGAAGTTTCGGGCGGGGCTGCGACAAGACGTGAAGGAGACgtagaagaagatcaagaagaagaccAAGCCAGAGCCACCAGTGGCAAAACCGTAAATAAAAAGCCGCcaacctcctcttcttcttcgtggaTGAAGTCGAAGGATCCGAGGATTGTTAGGGTTTCACGCGCCTTTGGAGGCAAAGACCGTCACAGCAAAGTGTCTANctttctaattttttttctttcttttcattttcatttttactttttgaaaaagaaaattcgaATAACAtactttcttttctctattaCTCAGCATCATTCTTCATCTTATTACTTAACATTGTAGAACagcaaaaccctagatttttcTGTTAAAGCTCAAGGCCGTACAAACTTTGAAACTCAGGTAAGAAACAGTAcatgctttatatatatatatatatatatatatatatatatatattttttttttttttatcctgtCTTATAAGAATTAAGtcaattgaagaaaaaaagctcaattaaaccctaattttttggtttctctttccattttgtaattagtttttaaaggATTCAGAAACTCGAAAAGATATATGAGATTTcgaaattcaaaactaaattgtttaattttttttttaattctaaattcccttatatatgttttctacTAACGGTTTTACATTTGATTCAtctttttgtattaaatatatagagagatctTGACAATAGCATTATGAATATCATGCCTTGGAAAGATGCAAACGACGAAGTTTCGGGCGGGGCTGCGACAAGACGTGAAGGAGACgtagaagaagatcaagaagaagaccAAGCCAGAGCCACCAGTGGCAAAACCGTAAATAAAAAGCCGCcaacctcctcttcttcttcgtggaTGAAGTCGAAGGATCCGAGGATTGTTAGGGTTTCACGCGCCTTTGGAGGCAAAGACCGTCACAGCAAAGTGTCTACGTTACGTGGGCTACGTGACAGACGCGTGAGATTATCAGTCCCCACGGCTATTCAGCTTTATGATCTTCAAGAACGACTCGGCGTTGACCAGCCTAGCAAAGCCGTGGACTGGTTGCTCGATGCAGCTAAAGAGGAGATCGACGAGCTCCCTCCGTTACCAATCTCGCCGGAGAATTTTAGCCTCTTCAACCATCATCAGTCGTTCTTGAATCTTGGTCAAAGGCCGGTTCATCAAGATCCGACCCAACTCGGGTTTAAAATCAATGGAGGATGTGTAGAAGAGACTAGTACTAGCAGCCGTGAAGTAAACAACAAAGAGAAGGGAGACAACGATGTCGTTTTCACaaacaatcatcatcatattgGGTCTTACGGAACTTATCATCACAACAtggaacatcatcatcatcatcatcaccaacatCAACAATATTTGAGCTTCCAAGGAGattatcatcaacatcaactaCATAGTCTTGTCCCATTTCCATCACAAATTTTGGTATGTCCAATGACGACAtcaacaacgacaacaactATACAATCTTTGTTTCCATCATCTTCGTCAGCTGGTTCAGGAACTATGGAGACAATAGATCCGAGGCAAATGGCAAGCCATTTTCAAATGCCGTTAATGGGTAActcttcatcttcgtcatccCAAAACATTTCGACTTTATATTCATTGCTACATGGTAGTAGTAGCAACAACAATGGTGGTAGAGACATTAATAATCGGATGCCTTATGTCCAATTTAGCCGAGATAATATTACTACAGCGGCTAGTATGTCGAAGCTTCAAGGGTCGGAGAGTAGTAGTACAAGTAGAGGAAGTGAACACCATATGTGAAATTAGGCTAgctatataaacaattaatgtTTTGTTCGTGTTCAGAAGTAAGGGggacacaaaacaaaaacaataattactaGCTAATTTAATATTGTACTTTTttctgatatattttttatatacaaattgaTACTATAATTGATTTAGTAAATTATTGCATGTGTGTTTAGCATGTGTTTGGAACTTTCtcttctaaaaatattaatatcttcCTCGTAGGATCTGAATACTCACTAACACTTGCATGAAATGTAGATACATTTAGGGCTCTTAGTATAAGTACAAATAATCAATAATGTATCACTCTTGAGAATGAGAAGCTAAAGAAACACAGATTCATCAATAGATAACGCAATAATATGAGATGGAATCTAATAGTCTATATTTGATATGTTAATTGAGCTATAAGGAGGGATCATGTGTTTCTATTTTGGATACACAGAACTAACTCAGCTCGTGACTGTAGGTAGATTAGATGATGAATGTGGTTGATATACAAGTGTCCATTTTTAACTATCTGATTAGAATAGTAAGTTGGACTTTAACTGAAGATGCAAGGACGCCATTCCCGTTTAAAACTCTAGATGACTAGATAGGCTAAATGCCCTCGTTGTTAACTCAAattatgtatagtctagtatcACATGCATGTTCACCAACGCAAGAGTTAGTCTTAAATGCAGATACACAAATATTTATAAgctttaattatgtaaatatataaagtagaAGGTAATTATAAAAGGTGGAACCAATGAGAgtgaaggaggaagagaagaagaagtaaaaaaggGTAATAGAGACAAAAGCTAGTAAATAATGTAAGCGTACGATCTTTGATTGATTTGAATAAAAAGGCTGCCGATCCAATGCTCTGTGGCTCTGACCTATATCATCATACTTTCTGCAAAAAGCTTCCCTGTCGAACTCTAGCTATATGTATTTGCCTATATGGTACATgatttattgatatatatatactttttatacATATTGTTGTAATTACTCCTTGGTTAACCGAACCATACCTAGAAACCATCATGGttttactttgattttgatttccaaTGAAAACATTTTGAGCTTTTTTCAGTCAGTATTATATTATTCGCATTATCTCCCTTGTAACTTAGCTTTGCTTTGCATATTACGTCATCGTTTGTAATTGAGCCAACCAGGAAGGCCCATTATTTATGTTTGATAACTAGAAAGCCCATGAAGCTCCTCTCTCGAATCCAAAAGCTATTTTCATATATGGATCTGGTTAATTAATTGTCGTTAGCCGCAATAATTGAATTCTCTCTTTAATAATTGCATCATCGCTGTAACcccttactaaaaaaaaataattcgaaTTTTAAACTCGctttaataaaagattaatttccTTATTAAAGGGCTAATTTgattctttaaaaacaaaatgtctGGGTTCAGTTTGCTcctttaactaaaaaaaatctcaaaactttgcaaaaaaaaaaaactgccactctttctctcttctttgttcttcgCCTTCgccttctctatctctctcttttctggATCGAAAGGGTTTAACTTTGGAGCTATCGCTAGCTTGGGTTGGTACCCACTTTCAATTTCGCTAGGGtttttactttcttcttcaccgccGATAGGTAGCTGCCCAAGTGTGTCTGTTCTTCTTCCTCGGTAAAATTTACAATGGAGATATCCTTTTCTCCGGTAAGCACTCTACTTCTCCTTACTGTATttgtttactctctctctcactctcaagTTTGCTTTGTTGCTCTCTATTTGCGGTGAATTCAAACCCGATTTACGTTTTAGGGTTTCGCTGAAATCTGAGTTTTTCTTAGTGACTGGATCATAATTTAATAGTCAATTTCCTTTGATTGGGTTTTATGGGTTAGTTCAGAATTGATTCtgatgttttcttctctcttatttaGGTGCACAAGGGAAGAACTTTGAGGGGAAtgaattgagttttgtttctgTCATCTCTCAGAGGGATGcgtgttgtgttgttttttcaTTCAAGAAATGGTTATGTTGGGTGAAGTTGCAACAAAGTTTGAATATGAGCAATGGAGTTGAGGAAAGTGGAACTCAACAAAGTGGTAATAGAAAGCTTTCCCAAGGCAATGATTTCGCTTTCGCCGTTGCTAAAATGGCTGTCGCTCAGATTTCAGAGAGTGTTGAGGTTAACTCTTATCAGGATTCTCAGTCACGGGAAGGTTTAAGGTTTACTTCTTTTCAAGACTCTGCTCTTGATACACTAACCGATGTTGCTGTTCAGTATCTCCAGAGTATTGGCAAGACTGCTCATTTTTATGCCAACTTAGCTGGTAGAGTAGATGCTAATTCTCTCGACATTGTTCAAGCATTAGAGGATTTGGGATCTGGTTTGGGTTTTCCTGCTGTTTCAGATACTGATCATTGTCTTGCTGATTCCGGTGTTGTCAAGGATATTATTCGTTATACTAGAGAAGCTGACGAGTTGCCGTTTGTTTATTCTCTTCCACGTTTTCCGTTTAGTAAAGAGAAAAGACCTTCTCCTAGTTTCTCTGAAGTTGGAGAAGAGCCTCCAGATGAACACATTCCTGTTTGGCTTCCTGCGTTTCCCGATACCAATCGATCAGAAGAAGCTAATGAAGGCACAATCGAACAAGGAATCCCAAGTAAAGAAAATGGTTCGTCTTTACCGAGTGTGCAACATTCTTTTGATGGTGGTAGGTTAGAAATTCTTAAATCTCCAAAGGATGTTCGGGACACAGCAGAAGCAGAAGTGGAAGGTAACCTGTTTTTAACCGCGCCTCTTCGATTTGTGGAGAAGGATGTGTCACCTGTGTTTCCTCCTCTGGAGCTTTCAAATCAAGTTGTTGGAATCAATCACGATCCTGATAAGCATGTGAGAAACAACCATCACATCCCGGTTCTAGAGGTATCTGCTCCCTCGGAGGAAATCATCAACAAGAACGGGATAGCTGTTTCTGAGGATGGAGGGAAGAGAGATGGTGCAAGAACACAGCGTAATCTGGTACGTTTCAAGATTGGGACTACCAAAAGACCTACGTGCTTGGCAATAGATCGGATCTTCCAGGAAGATGGTGAAgacaatagaaagaaaaagtcAGAAACCGAAGATAAGCGCGGAAGACTTGACTCGCAAATTGTCCACTCAGATGTAAAATAGGTATTATgtcattttagaatttgtagACAAGATAGCTTTGCATCCTGAGTTTAGTGATTGTTGCAACTGGAATACGTTACTTCTTAGGGTAAGAGATTTTTACTAATTCAAAATGATGGAGAAATAGAAGGTTGTTTGGCCTTTAAAGTTCAGTTGCTGGTGACATGTTATTTTGATAGACCAATTAATATGCTCTTGGCACTTTTGGTATATGCATTATCCTTATACATTAATTAGACCTGTATATATATGCTGGTTACAACAACCAAGTAGGAAGAGGACCAGAGGTTCTTTCCTCTCTAAGATCCCTTCATTTACAATTCTAAGTGATAACCATAAACAAATTAGCAGAAGCAAACTTCATTAACTAAGTCTCTGAAAATCATTCTCTCAATATCTAACACAATCCCTGGAGTCTCTCCTTCAAACTCTTTCAAGTTCATGCCTTGAATTTGCTGGTCCTCCCATACGATGTCTTCCTCATCGTCCTCCAAGAGACACTTTGAGTTGTTTTGTTGTAACCTATCAATCTCTGAACACAGAGTCTGCagaagtttttcttcttttgatattttctccatctttttGAGTGGATATGATGTTAAACGTGGTTTGGTACTGCCTTCTGCAGTGAATCTCTGAGCTAGAATCTCGTTTACGGTATCAAAGACCAGTTTTCTCCTGATTTTCTCTGTCGCGTTTGTCTGCTCGTGTCTGAAACCTCTGCCTCTATATTTGCTGTCCGGTAGAGTCACATTGCTGGCCTTATTCTGTTCCAGGATAAAGAACAGACCAGGATTGATCGGGAGGCGCGCTTGGTGCAGCTGAAAGCTTACCATGCTGTATTCGAGATCTCTTAGAAGCCCTGATGCCAACAATATCTCCAAGATGTACTTGTTGTCGCCGCTTTTGAAGTCTGTACCGTCTTCAGGGAGGTATTCGAGAAGATCAGAACCTAGCTGTGTTGTGCCCTGATTACTCTCAGGAAATAGTATGGATCTGCAGAAGCTGGTAGGCTTGTTTATCCACTCAGATTCTTCAGAACGTGAAGGATCCTCCTCTGTggcaaaagaaccaaaaaacgGTGAGAACTTAACTTAATCCAAAACTTTGTGAATCCATGTAGTTAATTAGCATCGATGTACATGTAATTGCTACTGTATATGTTCTTTTTTCAGTGTCTTACCTTTAAAACTAAGGGATATCTTCCTCACAGGGGACGGTGAATCCTCGTCGTCGAAGGCTGCATCAAGAACTGAAACTGGGCTCGGTTGTTCAATTGTAACTTTCAGAGGTTTTAGGGACGGCCTGTCTTGTTTGATTCCAAAGTCCGAACTCTGCATTGGTAAACAGAAGATATTCAGTTAAATGAATACTAATGAATTAACTTGAGAAGTGAAGATTTGTGTGAGAGATAAAGAGATCTTATTATATACCCTTTGTCTTGGGGTGTGCTGCTCTTGGAAGTCACAATTTCTCTCCAACCTATGTCTGCTTGTAACCTCGGTGTCAACATTCGACCCCAAGCTTATGTTGCTGTCAGATCTTAGACTCCTCAAGTCACTGCTTGCATCACTTAAATGGTCATCAGGTTGCTGAAGAGTATTGCGAGGTTTTAATCCCTGTTTTCTTCTCGGGGAGGCTACCTCTGTCTGCTGCCTTCCTATTTGCTTTTTGCCTGACTCTGATTTTGGAGTTGTGGGTCGAGACTGCTTCTCGAACCCGAGCTTCTTTGGCTGTGCTCTTGGGCTGACACTGTTCTGTTGGCTCCTACCTGACTTGGTCATGGAACAAGAATCCGCAGCCAAAACTTGCCTCGACCGTAATGTTTTTGGGCTATTGCTCTTCGTGGAATCATGTTGGCCCTTGTAAAGGCCTGGCCTTGGGGTTAAATCCATCGCGTTCTGCTTCCCCGAGGTGACTTTTCGGGTTTGTTTAGAGTTTCCAACCTTGACATTTGGTAAACTGACATTCTGTGATAGCGAAGAGGGGGAAGCTGGAGCCGCCGACTTCATAAGAACGATCGAAGATTTGAAGTTCCTGGCTGGACTTGTTGCAGCTGGAACTGGCTGGTTGGTTCTCTGCATAGGAGTGGTTGTACTCAGTGTACTGTTTTCATCTCTGCTTTCATCTATTAACTGCTGCGTTTTCTCCATAGCCTCAAGTATTTGCTTAAGAGCTCTGAGATCTTTTCCAGACTTTTTAAACTCCAACTGTGTAAGCCGCTTCTGAATTTCGCCATAAACCGTCAGTGCAGTGTCGCCTGCTTTCATTTGCTTCCATGGAGCTGGTTCCATTGGAAACTTGGAAGCAGCAGAAGCAGGTATCTTCTTCATGGAATCAACGCTTCTAGATCTCTGTAGAGCTGTTGGTTCCATTCTAGACATTGGCCTTGGAGAATCACAAAACCGGTTTTCTCTTCTCTGTTCCGTATCAGAATTGTCCGCCATGACTTCAAGACCCATCAATTTGGCAACAACACTCGAGTTCGATCTCCTGTGACTTATTGTTTCGTGTTCCTCTGGACAACTTGATCTCGGGCTATCTGCTCTCGGACTCCTAAAGGAATTTGATCTGCTATCCAATGACAACCTCGGTGTCTCTTTGAACTTCGAGCCCGTCTTGTATCCGTTGTTTCTCATCTCCCTCTCATCATAAGAAAGGCGATGACTTTCCTTAAACCTCACAGCCATTCCTCTTCCTTCATTCCACTCATTAGAACTCCGACATGGTGAACGCAATGACGAGAGCAACAAGCTAGCTCGAGCTGAATTGGGCTGCTGCTGCTGAGTGAAGGCTGCTTCTTCACCCCTGGTTCTTATTTCTCTATTAATAGAGCCTTTCACAAGCTCCTTTAGATCATATGGNACCCATCAATTTGGCAACAACACTAGAGTTCGATCTCCTGTGACTTATTGTTTCGGGTTCCTCTGGACAACTTGATCTCGGGGAATCTGCTCTCGGACTCCTAAAGGAATTTGATCTACTATCCAATGACAACCTCGGTGTCTCTTTGAACTTCGAGCCCGTCTTGTATCCGTTGTTTCTCATCTCCCTCTCATCATAAGAAAGGCGATGACTTTCCTTAAACCTCACAGCCATTCCTCTTCCTTCATTCCACTCATTAGAACTCCGACATGGTGAACGCAATGACGAGAGCAACAAGCTAGTTCGAGCTGAATTGGGCTGCTGCTGATGAGTGAAGGCTGCTTCTTCACCTCTGGTTCTTATTTCTCTATTAATAGAGCCTTTCACAAGCTCCTTTAGATCATATGGCATCATCAAGCCACCATTGGGCTGCTCTCTGATCAGATTCTCACCAGGCGGGTCAAATTGAGAAGCTGTGGTACTGACTTCTGCAGACGAGAAGCTTGAGGAGCGAGGAGAAGAGGAAAACGAAGGCCTTGAAGAGGATTCAGAAGAGGCTCTATGCTTCTCCTTTGCTgcagacttcttcttcttggtactACTCCTCTCCTGCAATTCCCAAAAAAGTCCCTGTTTCTTTCAGCTTCTGTTTCCTGAATTCTCATTCTTTAACGATGAGTACTTTAACTGACTTTAGATTCTTACCGTTTCTTTATCACTTTCCATGTTAGTTTCACCGACGACATCTTTTCTTTCTCCTGCAAAAAGATCCCCATGTTCTTAGCTATAAGCCTGTTTTTGGTTCTAGTATAACTACTACTCTGTTTCCATGTGGTCCTAAACACAGAACTGAGATttagtaagagagagagagagagttcaagTTACCTGGAGGCAAAGATTTCTCTACATGGCCAGAGACATCGACTGGTCTCGCCGGACAATGTTGCCGGTAAAACACTTGAAAGATCCCATTCATGCATCCAAACTGTTTATTAAGATTTGGATTCTCATCTGACAAGTTATAGAGAAGTTTTGCAGacatatcttcttctgctccttAGCACTTATCTCAAAAGGGATAATCTAAACAGACTTTCACAAATTCAAGTTTCTCTTCATATGTAGTCTCTGCTTTTGCAATTACCAGTTTCTTGGTCTTTTTTTACTCTGTTCTGGgttaaagatgttttttttcttgtgtttcaaaagaagaagaagaaaggaagaaatggACAAGAAGAAGCCAACATTAAGGACAAATGATAGCTTCTTGTAAAGTAATGACCAGACAACGGATTAGGTTCCTCTGCGTTTTGCTTGGAGGCTaccttgaagaagaaagaagagaagggcaacaccaaaaaaaaaagaaaaaaaaaaaagattttgtttttggtctttgAGAAAGAGGTTTCTATCTTTAAAGGCAAAGATACAACTGTCAAAGGTGGCTTTGAACATTCATATATAATGTAATGCATGTACATGTGTTAACATGTTAGAATCATACATGTaagaggttttttttgtttttatttatttagtatatcttataattctttaattatgtcagaGCTCTGAAAAATTCTGCTCGCCAAATAATGAGGAATCTGGTTCACCTCCTAAGATGATAGTTATGCACATGACAGCACAAGGcaactttatttttaacaaaaaaaaaaaaaaatgcttttttGAAATTGGGAAAACTAATTGGTTATATTTTGGTTCTATTATAAGAAATGTTAGCCATGTCTatctatttctatttatttcaGTGTGTTGGTACAAATAAGAAATTGATAGGTcttatgatatttttaattttacaattttctCCAAAAATTATTTTGGCTTTTTCTCTTTAGAAAGGAAACTGaagttttatcttcttcttttaaaaaaaaaaaaaaatacaaaatgaatGAAGATTTTATCTAAGACAATGAGTGAGATAATTTAGCTAAAATTTCCTTACACATCCATGTGGACAAAATAATGTGGGTGGGTCTTTATAAGTCTTGGTGCCCCTTTTACATGTGCATGTGGACTTTGTCAGGAACACACagcattttttttatgagaaggagaag
The Camelina sativa cultivar DH55 chromosome 15, Cs, whole genome shotgun sequence DNA segment above includes these coding regions:
- the LOC104744279 gene encoding transcription factor TCP13-like gives rise to the protein MNIMPWKDANDEVSGGAATRREGDVEEDQEEDQARATSGKTVNKKPPTSSSSSWMKSKDPRIVRVSRAFGGKDRHSKVSTLRGLRDRRVRLSVPTAIQLYDLQERLGVDQPSKAVDWLLDAAKEEIDELPPLPISPENFSLFNHHQSFLNLGQRPVHQDPTQLGFKINGGCVEETSTSSREVNNKEKGDNDVVFTNNHHHIGSYGTYHHNMEHHHHHHHQHQQYLSFQGDYHQHQLHSLVPFPSQILVCPMTTSTTTTTIQSLFPSSSSAGSGTMETIDPRQMASHFQMPLMGNSSSSSSQNISTLYSLLHGSSSNNNGGRDINNRMPYVQFSRDNITTAASMSKLQGSESSSTSRGSEHHM
- the LOC104744281 gene encoding protein LONGIFOLIA 2-like isoform X2, coding for MSAKLLYNLSDENPNLNKQFGCMNGIFQVFYRQHCPARPVDVSGHVEKSLPPGERKDVVGETNMESDKETERSSTKKKKSAAKEKHRASSESSSRPSFSSSPRSSSFSSAEVSTTASQFDPPGENLIREQPNGGLMMPYDLKELVKGSINREIRTRGEEAAFTHQQQPNSARTSFLLLSSLRSPCRSSNEWNEGRGMAVRFKESHRLSYDEREMRNNGYKTGSKFKETPRLSLDSRSNSFRSPRADSPRSSCPEEHETISHRRSNSSVVAKLMGLEVMADNSDTEQRRENRFCDSPRPMSRMEPTALQRSRSVDSMKKIPASAASKFPMEPAPWKQMKAGDTALTVYGEIQKRLTQLEFKKSGKDLRALKQILEAMEKTQQLIDESRDENSTLSTTTPMQRTNQPVPAATSPARNFKSSIVLMKSAAPASPSSLSQNVSLPNVKVGNSKQTRKVTSGKQNAMDLTPRPGLYKGQHDSTKSNSPKTLRSRQVLAADSCSMTKSGRSQQNSVSPRAQPKKLGFEKQSRPTTPKSESGKKQIGRQQTEVASPRRKQGLKPRNTLQQPDDHLSDASSDLRSLRSDSNISLGSNVDTEVTSRHRLERNCDFQEQHTPRQRSSDFGIKQDRPSLKPLKVTIEQPSPVSVLDAAFDDEDSPSPVRKISLSFKEEDPSRSEESEWINKPTSFCRSILFPESNQGTTQLGSDLLEYLPEDGTDFKSGDNKYILEILLASGLLRDLEYSMVSFQLHQARLPINPGLFFILEQNKASNVTLPDSKYRGRGFRHEQTNATEKIRRKLVFDTVNEILAQRFTAEGSTKPRLTSYPLKKMEKISKEEKLLQTLCSEIDRLQQNNSKCLLEDDEEDIVWEDQQIQGMNLKEFEGETPGIVLDIERMIFRDLVNEVCFC
- the LOC104744281 gene encoding protein LONGIFOLIA 2-like isoform X3 is translated as MSAKLLYNLSDENPNLNKQFGCMNGIFQVFYRQHCPARPVDVSGHVEKSLPPGERKDVVGETNMESDKETERSSTKKKKSAAKEKHRASSESSSRPSFSSSPRSSSFSSAEVSTTASQFDPPGENLIREQPNGGLMMPYDLKELVKGSINREIRTRGEEAAFTHQQQPNSARTSLLLSSLRSPCRSSNEWNEGRGMAVRFKESHRLSYDEREMRNNGYKTGSKFKETPRLSLDSRSNSFRNSPRSSCPEEHETISHRRSNSSVVAKLMGLEVMADNSDTEQRRENRFCDSPRPMSRMEPTALQRSRSVDSMKKIPASAASKFPMEPAPWKQMKAGDTALTVYGEIQKRLTQLEFKKSGKDLRALKQILEAMEKTQQLIDESRDENSTLSTTTPMQRTNQPVPAATSPARNFKSSIVLMKSAAPASPSSLSQNVSLPNVKVGNSKQTRKVTSGKQNAMDLTPRPGLYKGQHDSTKSNSPKTLRSRQVLAADSCSMTKSGRSQQNSVSPRAQPKKLGFEKQSRPTTPKSESGKKQIGRQQTEVASPRRKQGLKPRNTLQQPDDHLSDASSDLRSLRSDSNISLGSNVDTEVTSRHRLERNCDFQEQHTPRQRSSDFGIKQDRPSLKPLKVTIEQPSPVSVLDAAFDDEDSPSPVRKISLSFKEEDPSRSEESEWINKPTSFCRSILFPESNQGTTQLGSDLLEYLPEDGTDFKSGDNKYILEILLASGLLRDLEYSMVSFQLHQARLPINPGLFFILEQNKASNVTLPDSKYRGRGFRHEQTNATEKIRRKLVFDTVNEILAQRFTAEGSTKPRLTSYPLKKMEKISKEEKLLQTLCSEIDRLQQNNSKCLLEDDEEDIVWEDQQIQGMNLKEFEGETPGIVLDIERMIFRDLVNEVCFC
- the LOC104744281 gene encoding protein LONGIFOLIA 2-like isoform X1, with amino-acid sequence MSAKLLYNLSDENPNLNKQFGCMNGIFQVFYRQHCPARPVDVSGHVEKSLPPGERKDVVGETNMESDKETERSSTKKKKSAAKEKHRASSESSSRPSFSSSPRSSSFSSAEVSTTASQFDPPGENLIREQPNGGLMMPYDLKELVKGSINREIRTRGEEAAFTHQQQPNSARTSLLLSSLRSPCRSSNEWNEGRGMAVRFKESHRLSYDEREMRNNGYKTGSKFKETPRLSLDSRSNSFRSPRADSPRSSCPEEPETISHRRSNSSVVAKLMGLEVMADNSDTEQRRENRFCDSPRPMSRMEPTALQRSRSVDSMKKIPASAASKFPMEPAPWKQMKAGDTALTVYGEIQKRLTQLEFKKSGKDLRALKQILEAMEKTQQLIDESRDENSTLSTTTPMQRTNQPVPAATSPARNFKSSIVLMKSAAPASPSSLSQNVSLPNVKVGNSKQTRKVTSGKQNAMDLTPRPGLYKGQHDSTKSNSPKTLRSRQVLAADSCSMTKSGRSQQNSVSPRAQPKKLGFEKQSRPTTPKSESGKKQIGRQQTEVASPRRKQGLKPRNTLQQPDDHLSDASSDLRSLRSDSNISLGSNVDTEVTSRHRLERNCDFQEQHTPRQRSSDFGIKQDRPSLKPLKVTIEQPSPVSVLDAAFDDEDSPSPVRKISLSFKEEDPSRSEESEWINKPTSFCRSILFPESNQGTTQLGSDLLEYLPEDGTDFKSGDNKYILEILLASGLLRDLEYSMVSFQLHQARLPINPGLFFILEQNKASNVTLPDSKYRGRGFRHEQTNATEKIRRKLVFDTVNEILAQRFTAEGSTKPRLTSYPLKKMEKISKEEKLLQTLCSEIDRLQQNNSKCLLEDDEEDIVWEDQQIQGMNLKEFEGETPGIVLDIERMIFRDLVNEVCFC